One Thermoplasmata archaeon genomic window, CACGATCCCGGACAAGATGAGCCGCGAGAAGATCGACGCCCTCAAGGCGTTCGGCGCGCGCGTCGTCGTCACCCCGACGGCCGTCGCGCCCGAGCATCCGGAGTCCTACTACAGCGTCGCGGCGCGCATCCACAAGGAGACGCCGAACTCCGTGTTGCCGAACCAGTACGCGAACCCGATGAATCCCCAGGCCCACTACGAGACCACGGGTCCGGAAATCTGGCGGGACACGGACGGCCGGGTGACGCACTTTGTCTGCGGCATGGGGACCGGCGGCACGATCAGCGGCGTGGGCAAGTTCCTCAAGGAGAAGAACCCGGGGATCCAGGTCATCGGCGTCGACCCGCTCGGCTCCATTCTCAAGGACTATTTCTATAAGAAACAACGAATGAAAGGTCATCCCTACAAGATCGAGGGGATCGGGGAGGACTTCATCCCCGAGACGACCTGGTTCCAGTACATCGACGCCATCGAGAAGGTCTCCGACAAGGAGGCGTACCTGATGACCCGCAGGCTGAGCCGCGAGGAGGGCATCCTCGCGGGGAGCTCCGCGGGCGCGGCCCTGGTGGGTGCGCGGCGGATCGCGGAGACGCTCGGGCCCGACGACGTCCTCGTCGTCCTGC contains:
- a CDS encoding pyridoxal-phosphate dependent enzyme encodes the protein TIPDKMSREKIDALKAFGARVVVTPTAVAPEHPESYYSVAARIHKETPNSVLPNQYANPMNPQAHYETTGPEIWRDTDGRVTHFVCGMGTGGTISGVGKFLKEKNPGIQVIGVDPLGSILKDYFYKKQRMKGHPYKIEGIGEDFIPETTWFQYIDAIEKVSDKEAYLMTRRLSREEGILAGSSAGAALVGARRIAETLGPDDVLVVLLPDSGLRYLSKAHNEEWLKEQGYLEEPTAPLMAIVHAKAGQVPGVVTIDVAAKVREAVDVMSQYGISQLPVMDTGIMVGSLREEVLMKALLENPKMYDDRVAKVMEKPFPVVEPGADLDTVYKLLLHGNPAVVVGAVDRPEGIITRSDIIQYLAGRA